From Candidatus Korarchaeota archaeon NZ13-K:
TCCCGCTTATGCTGGCCGGGTGGCTCCAGGGGAGGCTGAGGGCCCCCCTCTACCTCCAGGTGTCGGATGATGAGAAGTACTGCCTGAGGCCGGACCTGAGCCTTGGGGATTCCAGGAGGTGGGCAAGGGAGAACGTAGCTGAGCTGCTGGCGCTTGGATTCGATGAGGAGAGGACCAGGGTAATATGGGACACGGAGTGCTCCTCATGGCTCTACCCAGCCAGCCTCGTGCTGGCTAAGAGGATCAGAATATCTGAACTCAAGGACCACACGAAGCTGGATGACAGCTCCAACCCTGGGATATTCTACTACGCCCTCCTCCAGTCGGTCCCCGCCATCATGCTCCCCCTCTTCTCGGATGAGCGCTTCAGGTGCATAATCCCGATGGCCCTGGATCAGCATCCCCTCATGCTGCCCTCCATCCTGGTGGCGAGGAGGCTCGGGCTCAGGGAGCCTGCGATCGTTCACTCGATCTTCATCCCCGGTATAAATGGGGAGCCGAAGATGGGGACCAGCAGACCTGGTTCAGCCATATTCCTCTCCGAACCGGTTAGCTCGGCCCTGATGAAGGTGGAGAGCTCCCCTTGTCCCAAAGATGATCTCCCGCCCGTCATCCACTACCTGAGGATCCTGGATACCGAGCAGTATGAGGAAGCTCTCTTCAGCTACCTGGAGAACCGAGAGGAGGGGTGCAGGCTGGCCAAGGTCAGGGTGAAGGAGCTAATATCCATTCTGTTGGAGGAGCATTCAAGGAGGAAGCGTGAGTTCCTCGATAAGATCGATGAGTTCATCCTGAGGGAACCTCCCTTCCCCATGGAGGCCCTCTCAAGGTTCTGATAGTTAAGGTTAATAGACTCCTCACCGGATTATGCTGGATGAACATGAGCGTCGACATAGTCGAGAACGCCCCCGAGATCAGGAACCCCATACTCATACTCTCCGTCCCCGGCGCCGGATTGGTTGGAACTATATCGGCCGATCACCTGATAAGGACGGCCGGCTTGGATGAGGTGGGGAAGATAGACTCTCCCTTCTTCCCACCGGTCGTCGAGGTCAGGGACGGCATCGCCTCCCACACAGTCAAGATATTCTCCGGAAGGGGGCTCTACGTGGTAAAGGTGGAGGTCCCCCTCCCCGTGGAGCCCCTCATGAGGCTCACGGAGGCCGTGCTGGACTGGGTAGCAAAGAAAAGACCGAAGCTCGTCATGGTGATCGGAGGAATACCTGATGAGAACAGGATGAACATCGATAGGCCCCAGGTAATGACAGTGTTCAGCAGCGAGGAGGCGAAGTCGTCGGCGAACAACATGGGTGGGGAGCCCATGAAGGGGGGCTACCTCTCGGGCTACGCCGCCTACTTCCTGAGGGAGGCCATAAGGAGGGGGATACCCGCCGCCGCCGTCATGGTGCAGAGCTTCGATGCCTACCCTGATCCAGGGGCAGCTGCTGAGCTCCTGAAGGCAATAGAGCCTACCCTAGGTTTCAGCATAGATATAAGCCAGTTAGAAGCGGAATCCGAGACTATAAGGCTGAAGATGAAGGAGCTCATGGCCAAGACGATCCAGACGGTTAGGGAGGCTCCCGCGACCGCTTACATAGGTTAGGGGTGGGAGGATGGGCTGGTTCTACAGGGAGATAAGGTGGGGTTACTTCTCCGTCAGGGAGGTTGAGGAACCCCTCCACGATATGAGGCTCACCAAGGACGGGGTGATCATAACCGTGGACCTCCCCGGGGTGAGGAAGGAGGATCTCATACTGAACGCGAGCGAGGATGCAATTTACATCGAGGCCCTCTCCCACGTCGGGGGGACTAGGGTGAGGTACAAGAAGCTGATAAAGACGCCCATACAGATAGACCCTGAGAGGGTTGAGGCCAGGCTCAGCAACGGCATACTCTACATACTGGCTCCCCCGAAGGAGCTGACCTTCAGGAGGGTAAGGGTGGAGTGAGTTGCTCTTCATGGAAGTTGCCAAAGCCTATGAGAGGATTGAGGCCACGACAGGAAGGCTTGAGATGATAGATCTCCTCAAAAACCTCTTCCTCAGCACACCGCCTGAGATACTGGACAAGATAGTCTACCTGACCCTGGGGAGCATAGCCTCCCCATTCGAGGGCGTCGAGCTTGGGGTGGGGGAGAAGCTCTTCCTGAGGGCCCTCTCCCTGGCAACGGGGATATCCCAGGATAGGCTGGAGGAGGAGTACCCGAAGTTCGGTGACATAGGGAAGCTGGCGGAGTGGGCGGTGAGCAAGAAGGCCGCGCAGTCTTTCTTCTCCGAGGACCTGACCGTCGAGAGGGTGTTCGAAACGCTGAGCAGGGTGGCCAGGGCCTCGGGCGAGGGAGCCCAGGACGCGAAGGTCAGGCTGATAGCCGGGCTCCTGAGCGATGCCAAGCCCCTGGAGGCCAGGTACATAGCGAGGATAGTCACGGAGAAGCTCAGACTGGGGGTCAGGGACATGACGGTGCTCGACGCCCTTGCTGAGGCCTTCCTCAAGAGCAGGGCCCACAGGGACAGGCTGGAGAAGAAGTATAACATATTTCCCGATATTGGAAAAATAGCTAAAGCTTTGGCCGAGAAGGGGATGAGCGGACTTGAGGAGATAACGATAACGCTCGGCACACCCGTCAGGCCCATGCTGGCCCAGAGGCTCAGGTCGGCGGAGGAGATCATGGAGAAGATGGGGCCCAGGGTCTACGCG
This genomic window contains:
- a CDS encoding proteasome assembly chaperone family protein; its protein translation is MNMSVDIVENAPEIRNPILILSVPGAGLVGTISADHLIRTAGLDEVGKIDSPFFPPVVEVRDGIASHTVKIFSGRGLYVVKVEVPLPVEPLMRLTEAVLDWVAKKRPKLVMVIGGIPDENRMNIDRPQVMTVFSSEEAKSSANNMGGEPMKGGYLSGYAAYFLREAIRRGIPAAAVMVQSFDAYPDPGAAAELLKAIEPTLGFSIDISQLEAESETIRLKMKELMAKTIQTVREAPATAYIG
- a CDS encoding Hsp20/alpha crystallin family protein translates to MGWFYREIRWGYFSVREVEEPLHDMRLTKDGVIITVDLPGVRKEDLILNASEDAIYIEALSHVGGTRVRYKKLIKTPIQIDPERVEARLSNGILYILAPPKELTFRRVRVE